In the genome of Telluria beijingensis, one region contains:
- a CDS encoding efflux RND transporter periplasmic adaptor subunit, which produces MRPAQSSSPSLTRVAVATMAALVLLSACGKKDAAPAGAAPGGQMPAPEVGVVTAKFETVALQTELPARVEPIRTAQVRARVDGVVLKRSFTEGSIVKQGQSLFTIDPAPYQAQLAAARADVARAEANLVASQAIAERYKPLVEANAVSKQEFDNAVAAQKQGEAEVAAARAQLKVAQINVGYTNVNAPISGRIGRALVTEGALVSATQSTELALIQQTDSMYLNITQSATELQRLRKQGGGADNVPVTVLLEDGSELPTRGKLLFSDVTVDPGTGQIVLRATVDNRNNALLPGQYVRVRIAQASLPNGILIPQQAVTRGGAQGDSLTVVGADNKPVPRNVTIASQQGQSWIVTGGLKEGERVMVDGFQKIQMMPPGTPVKAVPWQPKAAPAGAAPATAQPGTPEAATGNPAGAAPAATTPTPNKGTPAAGAEAPATSR; this is translated from the coding sequence ATGCGCCCTGCCCAATCCTCGTCCCCATCCCTGACCCGGGTTGCCGTCGCCACCATGGCGGCCCTGGTCCTGCTGTCCGCCTGCGGCAAGAAAGACGCGGCCCCTGCCGGCGCCGCCCCGGGCGGCCAGATGCCCGCCCCGGAAGTCGGCGTCGTCACCGCCAAATTCGAAACCGTCGCCCTGCAGACCGAGTTGCCGGCGCGCGTAGAACCGATCCGCACCGCGCAGGTACGCGCCCGTGTCGATGGCGTCGTGCTCAAGCGTTCCTTCACCGAAGGCAGCATCGTCAAGCAGGGCCAGTCGCTGTTCACCATCGATCCGGCGCCTTACCAGGCCCAGCTCGCCGCTGCCCGCGCCGACGTGGCGCGCGCGGAAGCCAACCTGGTCGCATCGCAGGCCATCGCCGAGCGCTACAAGCCACTGGTCGAAGCCAACGCCGTCAGTAAACAGGAATTCGACAACGCCGTCGCCGCCCAAAAGCAGGGTGAGGCCGAAGTTGCCGCCGCCAGGGCCCAGTTGAAAGTCGCACAGATCAATGTTGGTTACACGAATGTGAACGCTCCCATCTCGGGCCGCATCGGCCGCGCGCTGGTGACCGAAGGCGCCTTGGTGTCGGCGACCCAGTCGACCGAGCTGGCGCTGATCCAGCAGACCGACAGCATGTACCTGAATATTACCCAGTCGGCCACCGAGCTGCAGCGCCTGCGCAAGCAAGGCGGCGGCGCCGACAATGTGCCGGTGACGGTGCTGCTGGAAGATGGTTCCGAGCTGCCGACCCGCGGCAAGCTGCTGTTCTCGGACGTGACCGTCGACCCGGGCACCGGCCAGATCGTGCTGCGCGCCACCGTCGACAACAGGAACAACGCCCTGCTGCCAGGCCAGTACGTGCGCGTGCGCATCGCCCAGGCCTCGCTGCCGAACGGCATCCTGATCCCGCAGCAGGCCGTGACCCGCGGCGGCGCCCAGGGCGACTCGCTGACCGTGGTCGGCGCCGACAACAAGCCGGTGCCGCGCAACGTCACCATCGCCTCGCAGCAGGGCCAGAGCTGGATCGTTACCGGCGGCCTGAAGGAAGGCGAACGCGTGATGGTCGACGGCTTCCAGAAAATCCAGATGATGCCGCCAGGTACGCCAGTCAAGGCCGTGCCGTGGCAGCCGAAGGCCGCGCCTGCGGGCGCTGCGCCGGCAACGGCGCAGCCGGGCACCCCGGAAGCAGCCACCGGCAACCCGGCCGGCGCAGCGCCGGCGGCGACCACGCCGACCCCGAACAAGGGCACGCCGGCGGCCGGCGCCGAAGCACCGGCAACGAGCCGCTAA